GTACAACGGTGAGCAACGAGGAAAAAGCGGAATTTGTAGAATCTTTGGGTGCCGATCAGTCGATTCTGTATCCCCAAACGGATGTGGTGGATGCCGTGCTGTCCTGGAGTGGCGGCGGCGTGGATGTGGCCTTTGACACCCTTGGCGGACGGTCTTTCTCGCAGTGTTTTGCCGTCACCAACGTGTACGGCGATGTAGTGACGCTTCTGGCTCCCGATGCCGAAACCGACTGGAAAACCGCACGCGATCGTAACCTCCGCGTCAGCTATGAACTGATGCTCACCCCCCAACTGAAGGGAATGGTAGAGGCTCAACAGCACCAAGCCCATATTTTGCGCCAGTGTGCAGCTCTCATCGATCAGGGCAAACTCCAGATCCACGTCAGCCACCAACTGCCCCTCGCGGAGGCTGCCGAAGCCCACCGCCTGATCGAGCAGGGATCAACTACGGGCAAGATTGTGCTGATGATCTAGCGAATTCAGCATTTGATCGGCACAATAGAACCACATCGGCTGTTTTGGAGAGCGGAGGTTTCCCTATGCAATCCCTTTCTGCGCCCACTCTCGCACCCGGTCAGTTGCGTCGGGTTCATCATGTCGCCTTCAACGTGAAGGATATGCAGACATCGCGCTATTTTTATGGAACGGTGTTGGGATTACATGAACTGACGGGCGACGAGGTTCCGTCAACGCTGGTGTCGCTAGTTCGTGAGGGAAAAGTCGCCAACTTTGTCACCCCAGACGGGACAGTGATCGATCTCTTTTGGGAACCGGACTTAGACCCGCCCGCCTCCGACCCAACCCAGCAGTTTACCCGTGCCAACCATCTAGCGTTTGACATTGATCCGGCATACTTTGAAGAGGCGATTGCCGTTCTCCAGGCTCATCATGTCCAGATTGATCATGGCCCTGTCACGCGCCCCACAGGACGAGGCATTTATTTTTACGACCCCGATGGATTTTTGATCGAAATTCGCTGTGATCCAGGCTAAGTTATCACCCTTGTAGCACAGTTGGTTCAACCCAAGGATTCGTCTTCGCAGGCGCAGGCTGTAACTGGACGGGTAGTTCTATGGAAAATCGCGTTCCATCCTGGGGTGAGGACTGGAATTCCAAAGTTCCCCGGTGTTTGTCCACAACAATTTGCTGACTAATCGAGAGTCCTAATCGGTTCCTTTCCCGGCAGGTTTGGTCGTGAAAAAGGCATCAAAGATTTTTTGTTGTACCTCTAGGGGAATGCCAGGGCCATTATCCGCAATTTCAATACGGGCGCGATCGCCCCAGGGAGCCAGAATCGGGTTACTTTGCACCACGCTGGTTGTAATACGAATTTCAGGATGAGTGACTTGGCGTTGCTCAAAGGCCATCTCTAGGGCATCAATGGCGTTGCTAATCAGGTTCATAAACACCTGGTTAATCTGACTGGCATGGCATTCTACCAAGGGCAGTTCCCCATAGTTCCTCACAACCTTAATCGCCGGGGCATCCGGCTTGGCTTTGAGGCGATTCTGCAGAATGAGCAGCGTACTTTCCAGACCTTCGTGGAGATCGACGGGTTTAGTCTCGGCCTCGTCAATCCGTGAAAAGTTCCGCAGAGACAGCACAATTTTACGAATGCGATCGGCTCCCAGTTTCATGGAGTCCATGAGACGGGGTAGATCCTCCTGAAGAAACTCTAGGTCAATAGCTAACACTCCGATAGCGCGAGTCACAAATTTCCATCAAGTCAAGACAATAGCGATCGCTGCCTCAATGTTCGATAATCAACCCACAGGCCAAAATCTCTAAGGCAGCGCGATCGCACGCTCCGGGTTGCCCCAAGGCATCCCGCATCCGTTGGTAATCCTGGGTTAGGCTTTGCCGATGTTCGGGTTGGAGAAGCTCTAGCGCGGTTTGGGCGATCGCCTCTGGTGTAGCCGCATCCTGAAGAAACTCCGGCACGATCGACTCCATTAGCACAATGTTGGCAGGGGACATGAAGGGAATGCTGAACTTGAGAATAGTGGTCGCAATCCAGGCTGTGACTGGACTCACCCGATACACCACCACCTGGGGCACATTCATCAACGCTAATTCTAGATTTACCGTTCCCGATTTGGTCAGAGCCAGATCTGCGGCGGCGATCGCCTGCTCCGAGATGTTCACTATCGTTGCCTGCAATCCATAGTCTCGAATGGCGGCCTCAATCGCCGGACGATAGGTTTCCAACGATAAGGGAATCCAAAACCGAACCTCTGGGCGCTGGGCTTGAATCTGCTGGGCTGCAGCAAACA
The window above is part of the Synechococcales cyanobacterium T60_A2020_003 genome. Proteins encoded here:
- a CDS encoding VOC family protein; this translates as MQSLSAPTLAPGQLRRVHHVAFNVKDMQTSRYFYGTVLGLHELTGDEVPSTLVSLVREGKVANFVTPDGTVIDLFWEPDLDPPASDPTQQFTRANHLAFDIDPAYFEEAIAVLQAHHVQIDHGPVTRPTGRGIYFYDPDGFLIEIRCDPG